A genomic region of Endomicrobiales bacterium contains the following coding sequences:
- a CDS encoding TIGR03546 family protein: MFAIKLLKSIVNILQSEISPNQIAAGAVIGALIGLTPVSALHIYFLFFLMLILNVNIGSAMLSAMVFKLIGMLIDPISDKIGYYLLVSNTSLKDFWTNLYNTPIVPFTHFNNTVVLGSFVVGILLALPIFFLSKKLLVIYRIRLKDKVAKWKIMKVFKITSIYNVYDKLNK, from the coding sequence ATGTTTGCCATTAAGCTACTTAAATCAATTGTCAACATTTTACAATCTGAAATTTCACCAAACCAAATTGCGGCAGGGGCAGTGATTGGAGCGTTAATCGGCCTTACCCCAGTATCAGCTTTGCATATATATTTTCTTTTTTTTCTTATGCTTATTTTAAATGTAAATATCGGCTCAGCAATGCTAAGCGCAATGGTTTTTAAGTTAATCGGTATGTTAATAGACCCAATATCAGATAAAATTGGATATTACCTCTTAGTTAGCAACACGTCTCTTAAAGATTTTTGGACAAACCTATATAACACACCAATTGTTCCTTTCACACATTTCAATAATACGGTAGTACTTGGCAGTTTTGTCGTTGGAATATTGCTTGCACTACCAATTTTCTTTCTGTCAAAAAAACTGCTTGTTATATATCGTATCCGTTTAAAAGATAAGGTCGCGAAATGGAAAATTATGAAAGTGTTTAAGATAACCAGTATTTACAATGTTTATGATAAACTAAATAAATAG
- the glgP gene encoding alpha-glucan family phosphorylase — protein MKKDLFNLDQEKYTVKNSRSYVVIPQLPKALKPLFNIAYNLWWIWNSDAIELFRRIDRELWEKSYHNPIKMLGLVEQNRLTELAKDSSFMSHLERVSAELEHYIKSSTWFDNAFPQNKKNIIAYFSTEFGIHESLPIYSGGLGILSGDHLKSASDMGLPLVGMGLLYRYGYFSQYLNIDGWQQEEYIQNHFLRMPIERVQNDDGKQIIISVDLPSGPIYAQIWKIQVGRVSLYLLDTDIDKNTLENREITGQLYGGDRDMRIRQEILLGIGGIKALKALNIEPAVFHLNEGHSAFLAIELITNLMHEKKLSFAEALEVTKASCVFTTHTPIAAGNEVFNTSLIDKYFEQHYKKLGLKKDEFMALGRINPKDETENFCMTVLALKTTSHANGVSKLHGTISRNMWKDIWPNFAQSDIPITHITNGVHPNTWISYEMAELFNRYMGSTWKDEPADQTIWQGVKNIPDAELWRSHERRRERLVSFARTRLKEQLIRRGASISEINAADEVLDPDALIISFARRFTSYKRGTLIFSDFDRLKKMLTNKNRPIQLIIAGKAHPHDSSGKEFIRQIIHICRDQEVRNRIVFIEDYDANVAHYLVQGSDVWLNNPRRPFEASGTSGMKAAVNGVLNLSVLDGWWCEGYNGENGWIIGSGEEYANQEYQDEVESKAIYDLLEKEIIHEFYLRGSDGLPRLWINKMKKSMMTINPIFNTNRMIEDYTRKFYTPAIEQHFKFVNNNYAVTKSYTQWKNNVSTNWDQIKISEVQDNLTQDIEIGKDFSVKAKISLGQLSVDDVYIELYFGYLDSKNRMQSMIESEMKLSENLPSNTCIFEGVVKGDRIGHCGYVIRILPKFENKKVYIPNLILWQ, from the coding sequence ATGAAAAAAGACCTTTTTAATCTTGATCAAGAAAAATATACGGTTAAAAACTCAAGGTCGTATGTTGTAATACCTCAGTTGCCAAAAGCTCTTAAACCACTTTTTAATATTGCATATAACTTGTGGTGGATCTGGAATAGCGATGCAATTGAACTTTTCCGGCGAATCGATCGTGAACTTTGGGAAAAAAGTTACCACAACCCCATAAAAATGCTTGGGTTGGTTGAACAAAACAGATTAACTGAGCTTGCAAAAGATTCAAGTTTTATGTCTCACTTAGAACGTGTTTCTGCAGAGCTTGAACACTACATAAAAAGTTCCACTTGGTTTGACAACGCATTTCCTCAAAATAAAAAAAATATAATTGCATATTTCTCTACCGAGTTTGGAATTCATGAAAGTTTGCCAATCTATTCTGGTGGGCTTGGCATTCTCTCAGGTGATCATCTTAAATCTGCCAGCGATATGGGACTCCCATTAGTTGGTATGGGCTTATTATACCGCTATGGGTACTTTAGCCAATATCTAAATATTGATGGTTGGCAACAGGAAGAATATATACAAAACCATTTTTTGCGTATGCCTATAGAGCGCGTCCAAAATGACGATGGCAAGCAAATAATAATTTCAGTTGATTTACCATCTGGACCGATTTATGCTCAAATTTGGAAAATTCAAGTTGGCAGAGTATCACTTTACTTGCTTGACACAGATATAGATAAAAACACACTGGAAAACAGAGAAATTACTGGGCAACTTTATGGCGGCGACAGGGATATGCGTATTCGTCAAGAAATACTTTTAGGCATTGGCGGCATAAAAGCTCTTAAAGCCCTAAACATTGAACCAGCTGTTTTCCATTTAAATGAAGGGCATTCTGCATTTCTTGCAATTGAATTAATTACCAACCTAATGCATGAAAAAAAACTATCATTTGCCGAAGCGCTTGAAGTAACAAAGGCTTCTTGCGTTTTTACGACGCACACACCAATAGCCGCTGGAAACGAAGTATTTAACACTTCTTTAATAGACAAATACTTTGAGCAACATTACAAAAAGCTTGGCCTTAAAAAAGATGAATTTATGGCTCTTGGCAGAATTAATCCAAAAGATGAAACCGAAAATTTCTGTATGACAGTGCTTGCGCTTAAAACAACAAGCCATGCAAACGGCGTTAGCAAACTTCATGGTACAATTTCAAGAAATATGTGGAAAGATATATGGCCAAACTTCGCACAAAGCGACATTCCAATTACACACATAACTAACGGTGTACATCCAAACACATGGATTTCATATGAAATGGCCGAGCTTTTCAACCGCTATATGGGTTCAACATGGAAAGATGAACCTGCCGACCAAACAATTTGGCAGGGGGTTAAGAACATTCCAGATGCAGAACTCTGGAGAAGCCACGAACGCAGAAGAGAACGCTTAGTTTCTTTTGCTAGAACAAGGTTAAAAGAACAACTCATCAGGCGTGGGGCTTCCATAAGTGAAATTAATGCTGCCGACGAAGTTTTAGACCCAGACGCACTTATAATTAGTTTTGCAAGGCGCTTTACATCTTATAAACGCGGCACACTTATTTTTTCAGATTTTGACAGGTTAAAAAAAATGCTGACCAATAAAAACAGGCCTATTCAATTAATTATCGCAGGTAAGGCTCATCCACACGACTCATCAGGCAAGGAATTTATAAGACAAATCATTCATATTTGCAGAGACCAAGAAGTACGCAACAGAATTGTTTTTATTGAAGATTACGATGCAAATGTTGCCCACTATTTAGTACAGGGCTCGGATGTTTGGCTAAATAACCCGCGCAGACCGTTTGAAGCATCTGGAACAAGCGGTATGAAAGCCGCAGTCAATGGAGTGCTTAACTTAAGTGTATTAGATGGCTGGTGGTGCGAGGGGTATAATGGAGAAAATGGCTGGATTATTGGTTCAGGTGAAGAATACGCAAACCAAGAATACCAAGATGAGGTTGAAAGTAAGGCTATTTATGACCTTTTAGAAAAAGAAATTATCCATGAATTTTACCTTAGAGGTTCAGATGGTTTACCTCGCCTGTGGATAAATAAAATGAAAAAATCTATGATGACAATTAACCCAATTTTTAACACAAACAGAATGATTGAGGACTATACAAGAAAGTTCTATACACCGGCCATTGAACAACACTTTAAATTTGTAAATAATAACTATGCAGTTACAAAATCTTACACTCAATGGAAAAACAATGTTTCAACAAACTGGGATCAAATTAAAATATCAGAGGTGCAAGATAATCTAACACAAGATATTGAAATAGGCAAGGATTTTTCTGTAAAAGCAAAAATTTCACTCGGGCAGCTCAGTGTTGATGATGTTTATATCGAGCTATACTTTGGCTACCTAGACTCAAAAAATAGAATGCAATCTATGATTGAAAGTGAAATGAAACTTTCTGAAAATTTACCTTCAAATACATGTATTTTTGAAGGTGTCGTAAAAGGTGACCGCATTGGCCACTGTGGCTATGTTATACGCATACTGCCAAAATTTGAAAATAAAAAGGTTTATATACCAAACCTGATTTTGTGGCAATAA
- a CDS encoding HAD-IA family hydrolase, with protein sequence MAINKMAAPQRFLKNFELIIFDLDGTIANTLEDITLSVNEVLANFNLPKLQLKKVRTLIGSGVPSLMQGALATNNKYKINKASKLFLSSYSKNLLKKTKLYSGILKLLNKVASKKLAIVTNKPQMHTKKLLDAFGIAKYFQVVYGGDTFKHKKPHPKPITNVLKILKVNNSNALLVGDGVNDILTAKAANIACASVGYGYCDKDELLALKPNYYFESVSELYKSF encoded by the coding sequence GTGGCAATAAATAAAATGGCCGCTCCTCAACGCTTTTTAAAAAACTTTGAATTGATAATTTTTGATTTAGACGGCACAATTGCTAACACTTTAGAAGATATAACTTTATCAGTTAACGAAGTTCTCGCTAATTTTAATCTGCCAAAATTGCAGCTAAAAAAAGTACGCACGCTAATTGGCAGCGGTGTACCATCTCTTATGCAAGGAGCGCTTGCCACAAACAACAAATACAAAATAAATAAAGCCAGCAAGTTGTTTCTAAGCAGCTATTCAAAAAATCTTCTTAAAAAAACAAAACTCTACTCTGGCATCTTAAAACTTTTAAACAAGGTAGCATCAAAAAAACTTGCCATAGTAACAAATAAACCGCAAATGCATACAAAAAAACTGTTAGATGCGTTTGGTATCGCTAAATACTTCCAAGTTGTATATGGCGGAGACACTTTTAAACATAAGAAGCCACACCCAAAACCAATTACAAATGTTCTAAAAATACTCAAAGTAAATAATTCAAATGCCCTGCTTGTAGGTGATGGCGTAAATGATATATTAACCGCAAAAGCTGCAAATATTGCCTGCGCCAGCGTTGGCTATGGTTACTGTGATAAGGATGAATTATTAGCGCTTAAACCAAATTATTACTTTGAAAGCGTCTCTGAACTTTATAAGTCGTTTTAA
- a CDS encoding glucose-1-phosphate thymidylyltransferase — translation MKALVLAGGKGTRLRPITHTSAKQLIPVANKPILFYGLETIAASGITEVGIVVGDTKNEIKTTVGDGSRWGIKVTYIEQDAPLGLAHAVKISKDFIKNDSFLMFLGDNLLKDGVSAIVESFIKDKPNSKILLTKVANPQEFGVAQLKNGKVVALEEKPINPKSDLALVGVYLFDSTIFEAVNNIKPSKRNELEITDAIQYLIDNGYKVEPYIVTGWWKDTGKLEDMLEANRLILGGMDRSISGTVDTLSTIEGNVVIEKGANIKNSCIRGPSIIGEGAKITNSYIGPFTSIYFGTNIENSEIEHSIILENSTIKGVKRIADSLIGQNVNISKTEKKPISYRIMVGDSSKIEII, via the coding sequence ATGAAAGCATTAGTTCTTGCAGGTGGCAAAGGTACCCGCCTAAGACCCATAACCCATACATCCGCAAAACAACTTATACCAGTCGCGAATAAACCTATTTTATTTTATGGCCTTGAAACTATAGCGGCAAGTGGTATTACTGAGGTAGGTATAGTAGTTGGAGATACAAAAAACGAAATAAAAACAACTGTTGGCGATGGAAGCCGCTGGGGAATAAAAGTTACTTATATTGAACAAGACGCCCCACTTGGATTAGCCCATGCTGTAAAAATTTCAAAGGATTTTATTAAAAATGACTCTTTTCTTATGTTCCTTGGAGATAACCTTTTAAAAGACGGTGTATCTGCGATTGTAGAATCATTTATAAAAGACAAACCAAACTCTAAAATACTTTTAACAAAGGTTGCAAATCCGCAGGAGTTTGGTGTTGCACAATTAAAAAATGGAAAAGTAGTAGCGCTTGAAGAAAAACCAATAAACCCAAAAAGTGATCTTGCGCTTGTAGGAGTTTACTTATTTGATAGTACAATCTTTGAAGCCGTAAACAACATAAAACCCTCAAAGAGAAATGAACTTGAAATTACAGATGCCATTCAATATCTAATAGACAATGGCTATAAAGTTGAGCCATATATAGTAACAGGATGGTGGAAAGATACAGGTAAGCTTGAAGATATGCTTGAAGCAAACCGTCTTATACTTGGCGGGATGGACAGAAGTATTAGCGGAACCGTAGACACCCTTTCAACAATTGAAGGCAATGTTGTTATAGAAAAGGGTGCAAATATTAAAAACAGTTGTATTCGTGGACCATCAATAATAGGAGAAGGTGCAAAAATAACAAATTCTTATATTGGTCCATTTACATCTATATATTTTGGAACAAATATTGAAAATAGTGAAATTGAACACTCAATCATATTAGAAAATTCAACAATTAAGGGTGTTAAGCGTATTGCCGACTCACTAATTGGGCAAAATGTAAACATTTCTAAGACTGAAAAGAAACCAATCTCTTATAGAATAATGGTTGGCGATTCTTCTAAAATTGAAATTATTTAA
- a CDS encoding phosphoglycerate kinase, which yields MKKTIKDIDVKNKKVLVRVDYNVPLNDKLEITSDKRIVATLPTIKYLLEQNAAIILMSHLGRPKGKTVASMSLKPAAIRLGKLLSREVKMAPDCIGPEVSKLANELKSGEILLLENLRFHSEEEANDPKFAAALGALGEVFVQDAFGTVHRAHASTTGIANFVKTTAAGFLVEKELKFLGEALENPRHPFLAILGGAKVSDKIAVIENLLTKVDALIIGGAMAYTFLKANGADTGNSLVEADKIETAKALIIAAKKRNIKLLLPIDNIVADKVDFATKTIAHSSVLKETTDANVPSGLMGLDIGPKTIALFAPVIVSAKTIVWNGPMGVFEIDAFSRGTIEVAKYVAQATDNGAISIIGGGDSASAVKKAGVDKRITHISTGGGASLEFLEGVPLPGVAALADK from the coding sequence ATGAAAAAGACAATTAAAGACATTGATGTAAAGAATAAAAAGGTGTTGGTTCGTGTTGACTACAATGTTCCTCTTAACGATAAACTTGAAATAACAAGTGATAAGAGAATTGTTGCGACACTTCCAACCATTAAATACCTGCTTGAGCAAAATGCGGCAATAATTCTTATGTCGCACCTTGGAAGGCCAAAAGGTAAAACTGTAGCATCTATGAGTTTAAAACCTGCAGCCATACGGCTTGGGAAACTACTCAGTAGAGAAGTTAAAATGGCTCCAGACTGCATAGGGCCTGAGGTTTCTAAATTAGCAAATGAACTTAAATCAGGGGAAATTTTATTACTTGAAAATTTACGATTCCACTCCGAAGAAGAAGCTAACGATCCAAAGTTTGCCGCCGCACTCGGCGCGCTTGGGGAAGTTTTTGTGCAAGACGCTTTTGGCACTGTGCACAGAGCCCATGCGTCAACTACCGGTATTGCGAATTTTGTTAAAACAACAGCTGCTGGCTTTCTTGTAGAAAAAGAACTTAAGTTTTTAGGTGAAGCTCTTGAAAACCCAAGACACCCATTTTTGGCAATTCTTGGCGGGGCAAAAGTATCCGACAAGATAGCCGTAATAGAAAATCTTCTTACAAAAGTTGATGCCTTAATAATTGGCGGAGCCATGGCTTATACATTCTTAAAAGCCAATGGTGCAGATACAGGCAATTCATTAGTTGAAGCCGATAAAATTGAAACCGCAAAAGCACTTATCATCGCTGCCAAAAAGAGAAATATTAAATTACTATTGCCAATAGATAATATTGTTGCAGATAAAGTTGATTTTGCTACTAAAACCATTGCACACAGTTCCGTGCTTAAAGAAACAACTGATGCAAATGTCCCAAGCGGTTTAATGGGCTTAGATATTGGTCCAAAAACAATCGCACTGTTTGCGCCTGTTATAGTATCTGCAAAAACAATTGTTTGGAATGGTCCAATGGGTGTTTTTGAAATTGATGCTTTTTCAAGAGGAACAATTGAGGTTGCAAAATACGTTGCTCAGGCAACTGATAATGGCGCAATATCAATTATAGGTGGTGGTGACTCAGCGTCTGCTGTTAAAAAAGCTGGTGTTGATAAACGAATCACTCATATTTCAACTGGTGGCGGGGCTTCACTTGAGTTTCTTGAAGGTGTGCCTCTTCCTGGCGTTGCCGCACTTGCAGATAAATAA
- the secG gene encoding preprotein translocase subunit SecG, translating to MYFFLLVVHLTACISLILIVLLQSGKGGGLSGLMGGGGGSEQIFGASTGMAFVKKVTVAMAITFVLTSLLLTIVVSRKGLSTVTRQYQPTAPISAQAPAPQPNTAPAAPKEQQVPAQSGN from the coding sequence ATGTACTTCTTTTTACTTGTCGTTCATCTAACTGCCTGTATATCGTTAATTCTAATTGTTCTTTTACAATCTGGGAAGGGCGGTGGTTTATCTGGTCTTATGGGTGGCGGCGGCGGATCTGAGCAGATTTTTGGCGCTTCTACCGGTATGGCCTTTGTAAAAAAGGTAACTGTTGCAATGGCAATTACCTTTGTACTAACCTCTTTGCTTCTTACAATTGTAGTTTCAAGAAAAGGACTTTCAACTGTAACACGCCAGTACCAACCCACTGCACCTATTAGTGCTCAGGCGCCTGCCCCACAGCCAAATACTGCGCCAGCAGCACCCAAGGAGCAACAGGTACCAGCGCAGAGCGGTAATTAA
- a CDS encoding dTDP-4-dehydrorhamnose 3,5-epimerase family protein — protein MIDGVKTKQLKPLCDERGRVMEMFRSDWAEFINFGQTYMTSAYPGVVKGWHYHKKQTDTFICIKGMMKVVLYDSRKSSKTKGEINEFFIGEHNYMLVQIPPFVYHGFKCISETEAIIINVPTELYNYKEPDEYRRPFNTKEIPYNWERKNG, from the coding sequence ATGATAGATGGAGTTAAAACAAAACAACTTAAACCACTCTGCGATGAACGCGGCCGTGTAATGGAGATGTTTCGGTCTGACTGGGCGGAGTTTATTAACTTTGGCCAAACCTATATGACTTCGGCATATCCTGGCGTTGTAAAAGGCTGGCACTATCACAAAAAACAAACTGACACTTTCATTTGCATTAAAGGAATGATGAAAGTAGTTCTTTACGATTCAAGAAAGAGCTCAAAAACAAAAGGTGAAATAAATGAATTTTTTATTGGTGAGCATAACTATATGCTTGTTCAAATTCCGCCTTTTGTCTATCACGGTTTTAAATGCATAAGTGAAACCGAAGCTATAATAATAAATGTGCCAACAGAACTTTATAACTACAAAGAACCCGATGAATACCGCAGGCCGTTTAATACAAAAGAAATACCTTATAATTGGGAAAGGAAAAACGGATAA
- a CDS encoding DUF2335 domain-containing protein, which yields MDKEETPSKLTKSTIEIRKEQHYSGPLPPPAMLERYNQIVPGAAERILKMAESQSAHRQNLEKTVIKFDTRNSTLGVICALLIALGGLFLAFYAIRMNHVKAGVIISTIDIVGLVSTFIYGTQIRRQEREKRNKQQ from the coding sequence ATGGATAAAGAAGAGACACCTTCAAAACTTACAAAATCAACAATAGAAATAAGGAAAGAACAACACTATTCTGGCCCGTTGCCTCCTCCTGCTATGCTGGAACGGTATAACCAAATTGTACCTGGTGCTGCAGAAAGAATCCTCAAGATGGCTGAATCTCAGTCAGCTCACCGTCAAAATCTTGAAAAGACAGTCATCAAATTTGACACACGTAATTCAACATTAGGTGTCATTTGTGCACTTCTCATTGCTCTTGGTGGACTATTTCTTGCTTTTTATGCTATTAGAATGAATCATGTTAAAGCAGGAGTAATAATAAGCACAATAGATATTGTGGGTTTGGTTTCAACATTCATATATGGTACACAAATTAGACGTCAAGAAAGAGAAAAACGTAATAAACAGCAGTAG
- a CDS encoding TIGR03545 family protein has product MRWKFVIPALILIAIIITFNIIFLDALLKKAFIASEEMAFGAKVEVQSLKTKFGNLSIKIDGLQIADKNDYWKNLLEAKTISFALKPLPLLSKKFIIEKMSVEGVMWQTKRNTSGQLPPKKIKKFNKTNKNSLLGKLVNSLAQKGKSEIIQLPAVSALSDAQKNLKNISINTVIDPAQIQTLKEIDTMKADVTSKYVSYQSSFSNLNINATIESAKSALNGLSDIKVDSLGGIKAIKDKIDLALAAKTTVEVKLNEFNSLKSSISKDIITEKQLTEKIAQLTNADVTGLMDKLKIPEVSFSNISKALFGQLWINRVNSLISYVELARKYMPPKKANTNIILTPSRMNGTNVSFSKKDNPPDFLIQQISLSGTTQGPGKEMQLGTIFSGNILNITSDQALLGKPTIFKILGKQNSSLLNFNGTFDHRIDPGKDVINATLEGLSVDAFGLPKSEYLPEFSNGEGKINTSLTLTGEEIDCKIKVVLNKLTAKRTSYKDNEEVAEIIDYLWAGITDIVMNVSATGEIDNLKFDVSSNLDRVLSERLKALFGQKINEYKAQLTQKVNSLIASKKAELLAELNTRKNEYQKLIDEKQNELNTQIESIKTQVQAKEDEIKNKTEGEKQKAQEELQKQAQDKLKDLFK; this is encoded by the coding sequence ATGCGTTGGAAATTTGTTATACCTGCCTTAATATTAATAGCCATAATAATCACCTTTAATATCATATTCCTTGATGCACTGCTTAAAAAAGCATTCATTGCCTCGGAAGAAATGGCTTTTGGCGCAAAGGTTGAAGTGCAATCGCTAAAAACTAAATTTGGTAATTTGTCAATTAAAATTGACGGCCTGCAAATTGCCGATAAAAACGATTATTGGAAAAACCTACTTGAAGCTAAAACAATTTCTTTTGCTCTAAAACCACTGCCACTTCTTTCAAAAAAATTCATAATAGAAAAAATGTCTGTTGAAGGTGTAATGTGGCAAACAAAAAGAAATACATCTGGACAATTACCGCCTAAAAAAATTAAGAAATTTAATAAAACAAACAAAAATTCTCTTTTAGGCAAGCTTGTTAATTCGCTTGCTCAAAAAGGAAAATCTGAAATTATACAGCTGCCGGCTGTTAGCGCACTTTCAGATGCACAAAAAAACCTTAAAAATATTTCTATTAATACAGTTATAGACCCCGCACAAATTCAAACGCTCAAAGAAATTGATACTATGAAAGCTGATGTAACGAGTAAATACGTAAGTTATCAATCAAGTTTCTCTAACCTTAATATTAATGCAACTATTGAATCAGCTAAAAGTGCGCTAAATGGATTATCTGATATAAAAGTTGACTCACTTGGAGGCATAAAGGCCATAAAAGATAAAATTGATTTAGCCCTTGCTGCTAAAACTACAGTTGAAGTAAAGTTAAATGAATTTAATTCTCTAAAAAGTAGCATATCAAAAGATATAATCACAGAAAAACAACTGACGGAAAAAATAGCTCAACTTACAAATGCCGATGTAACAGGATTGATGGATAAGTTAAAAATACCAGAGGTATCTTTTAGTAATATATCAAAGGCACTTTTTGGTCAACTTTGGATAAACCGCGTTAATTCTTTAATTTCATACGTTGAACTTGCCAGAAAATATATGCCACCCAAAAAAGCTAATACAAACATAATATTAACCCCGAGCCGTATGAATGGAACAAATGTAAGCTTTTCTAAAAAAGATAACCCGCCAGATTTTTTAATTCAGCAAATATCACTTAGTGGAACTACTCAAGGACCCGGCAAGGAAATGCAACTTGGAACAATATTTAGCGGAAATATTTTAAATATAACATCTGACCAGGCACTTTTAGGCAAGCCAACGATATTTAAAATTTTAGGTAAGCAGAACTCTTCCCTGTTAAATTTCAATGGAACTTTTGACCACAGGATTGATCCTGGCAAAGATGTCATTAACGCGACATTAGAAGGCCTTAGTGTTGATGCTTTTGGGCTTCCAAAATCTGAGTACTTACCCGAGTTTTCAAATGGGGAAGGTAAAATAAATACTTCTCTAACATTAACAGGAGAGGAAATTGACTGCAAAATTAAAGTGGTTTTGAATAAGCTTACTGCAAAAAGAACATCATATAAAGATAATGAAGAAGTGGCTGAAATTATTGACTATCTATGGGCAGGAATAACAGATATAGTTATGAATGTTTCTGCAACAGGGGAAATAGATAATTTAAAGTTTGATGTCTCTTCAAATTTAGACAGAGTACTTTCAGAGCGTTTAAAAGCTCTCTTTGGTCAAAAAATTAATGAATATAAGGCACAACTAACACAAAAAGTGAACTCCCTGATTGCATCTAAAAAAGCTGAGCTTCTTGCAGAATTAAACACAAGAAAAAATGAATATCAAAAACTAATTGATGAAAAACAAAATGAATTGAATACTCAGATTGAATCTATAAAAACTCAAGTGCAGGCAAAAGAAGATGAAATAAAGAACAAAACCGAAGGTGAAAAGCAAAAAGCGCAAGAGGAATTGCAAAAACAAGCACAGGATAAGCTTAAAGATCTCTTTAAGTAA
- the gap gene encoding type I glyceraldehyde-3-phosphate dehydrogenase: MAVKVGINGFGRIGRLVARALIERNDKDIELVAINDLTDAKSNALLFKYDSVHGQLAGEVKAIGEEEISVNGKIIKVLKKRDPAELPWKDLGVDIVVESTGLFTIKKDGVNKKGKEVRGAESHITKGGAKKVIISAPAQGEDITIVLGVNEDKYDPKNHHVVSNASCTTNCLGPVAKIINDRWGIEKGLMTTIHAYTNDQKIQDMAHSDPRRARAAALSMIPTSTGAAKAISLVIPELKGKLDGFAIRVPIPNVSIVDLTAKLAKGATAEEVNAALKEAAAGKMKGILGYNEDPLVSIDYNHCPLSSTVDAKLTKMLGDDFIKVIAWYDNEWGYSNRVVDLIKYMIGKM, encoded by the coding sequence ATGGCAGTTAAAGTTGGTATTAACGGTTTTGGCAGAATTGGAAGGCTTGTTGCAAGAGCACTTATAGAAAGAAATGATAAAGACATTGAACTTGTTGCAATTAATGACCTCACGGACGCAAAATCAAACGCATTACTATTTAAATATGACTCAGTGCACGGTCAGCTTGCAGGCGAAGTAAAAGCAATTGGCGAAGAAGAAATTTCGGTTAACGGGAAAATAATAAAAGTTCTCAAAAAAAGAGATCCAGCCGAACTTCCTTGGAAAGACCTTGGCGTTGACATAGTTGTTGAATCAACAGGCCTTTTCACAATAAAAAAAGATGGTGTAAACAAAAAAGGTAAAGAAGTGCGTGGAGCAGAAAGCCACATCACAAAAGGCGGAGCAAAAAAAGTTATTATTTCAGCCCCGGCTCAAGGTGAAGATATAACAATCGTCCTAGGTGTAAACGAAGACAAATACGACCCAAAAAATCACCATGTTGTTTCAAATGCCTCGTGCACAACAAACTGTCTTGGACCAGTTGCAAAAATTATAAATGACAGGTGGGGAATTGAAAAAGGTTTAATGACAACCATTCACGCCTACACAAACGACCAAAAAATTCAAGATATGGCTCACTCAGACCCAAGAAGAGCGCGTGCCGCAGCGCTTTCAATGATACCAACATCCACTGGTGCTGCAAAAGCTATTAGCCTTGTAATTCCTGAGCTTAAGGGAAAACTTGATGGTTTTGCAATAAGAGTTCCAATTCCAAATGTTTCAATAGTTGATCTTACTGCAAAACTTGCTAAAGGTGCAACAGCTGAAGAAGTAAATGCAGCTTTAAAAGAAGCCGCCGCTGGCAAAATGAAAGGGATACTCGGCTACAATGAAGATCCTCTCGTTTCAATTGATTACAACCACTGCCCTCTTAGCTCAACAGTAGATGCAAAACTAACAAAAATGTTGGGTGATGACTTTATAAAGGTTATTGCTTGGTACGATAATGAGTGGGGTTATTCAAACAGAGTAGTTGACCTTATAAAATATATGATTGGCAAAATGTAA